A window of the Streptomyces luomodiensis genome harbors these coding sequences:
- the pth gene encoding aminoacyl-tRNA hydrolase produces the protein MTDDTGPWLVVGLGNPGGEYAGNRHNVGFMVADLLAERMGARFKAHKARAQVVEGRVGPPGLASRRVVVAKPMSFMNLSGGPVTALRDFYKVPVGHVVAVHDELDIDYGALRLKVGGGDNGHNGLKSITKSLGADYCRVRFGIGRPPGRMDVAAFVLKDFSAAERKELDYFVDRAADAVETLIVEGLERAQGTYNS, from the coding sequence ATGACGGACGACACGGGCCCCTGGCTTGTGGTGGGCCTCGGCAACCCCGGAGGCGAGTACGCGGGCAACCGCCATAACGTCGGCTTCATGGTGGCCGATCTGCTGGCCGAGCGCATGGGTGCTCGTTTCAAGGCGCACAAGGCGCGGGCCCAGGTCGTCGAGGGCCGGGTGGGTCCGCCGGGGTTGGCGAGCCGCCGGGTGGTCGTGGCCAAGCCGATGTCGTTCATGAACCTGTCGGGTGGTCCGGTCACCGCGCTGCGGGACTTCTACAAGGTGCCGGTGGGTCATGTGGTGGCCGTCCATGACGAATTGGACATCGATTACGGCGCGCTGCGGTTGAAGGTCGGCGGGGGTGACAATGGCCACAACGGGCTGAAGTCGATCACCAAATCGCTGGGGGCGGATTACTGCCGGGTGCGTTTCGGTATCGGTCGGCCGCCGGGCCGGATGGATGTCGCGGCGTTCGTGTTGAAGGACTTCTCCGCTGCGGAGCGCAAGGAGTTGGACTATTTCGTGGACCGTGCGGCGGACGCGGTGGAGACGCTCATCGTGGAGGGGCTGGAGCGCGCGCAGGGGACCTACAACTCCTGA
- a CDS encoding 50S ribosomal protein L25/general stress protein Ctc produces MAEVKIPAQPRTEFGKGAARRARAADRVPGVVYGHGVEPLHVTLPAHDLLMALKTPNVLIRLDVEGGKDELVIPKAVQRHPIKIGVLEHIDLLLVKKGEKVTVEVPVLTEGDLAPGGNLLEHLLNALPVETEATHIPESVTVSIAGLDAGATIHAKDITLPAGTSLAVEEDVAVLQVVAAQAEAPAEGAEGEAEGAEA; encoded by the coding sequence GTGGCCGAGGTCAAGATTCCCGCTCAGCCCCGTACCGAGTTCGGCAAGGGTGCGGCCCGTCGTGCCCGTGCGGCCGACCGTGTTCCCGGCGTGGTCTACGGCCACGGCGTGGAGCCGCTGCACGTCACGCTTCCGGCGCATGACCTGCTGATGGCGCTGAAGACCCCGAACGTGCTGATCCGTCTGGATGTCGAGGGCGGCAAGGACGAGCTGGTCATCCCGAAGGCGGTGCAGCGTCACCCGATCAAGATCGGTGTGCTGGAGCACATCGACCTGCTGCTGGTGAAGAAGGGCGAGAAGGTCACCGTCGAGGTGCCGGTCCTCACCGAGGGCGACCTGGCGCCGGGCGGCAACCTGCTCGAGCACCTGCTGAACGCCCTGCCGGTCGAGACCGAGGCGACCCACATCCCGGAGTCGGTCACCGTCTCCATCGCGGGCCTGGACGCGGGTGCCACCATCCACGCCAAGGACATCACCCTCCCGGCCGGTACCTCGCTGGCCGTCGAGGAGGACGTGGCCGTGCTGCAGGTGGTCGCCGCCCAGGCCGAGGCCCCGGCCGAGGGCGCCGAGGGTGAGGCCGAGGGCGCCGAGGCGTAA
- a CDS encoding ribose-phosphate diphosphokinase, with product MTGIKTTGEKKLMLFSGRAHPELAEEVAHELGVSLVPTKAFDFANGEIYVRFQESARGADCFLIQSHTAPINKWIMEQLIMIDALKRASARSITVIVPFYGYARQDKKHRGREPISARLIADMLKTAGADRILTVDLHTDQIQGFFDGPVDHLFALPVLADYVGAKVDRSKLTVVSPDAGRVRVADRWCDRLGAPLAIVHKRRDPDVANQVTVHEVVGDVRGRVCVLVDDMIDTGGTICAAADALFANGAEDVIVTATHGVLSGPAADRLKNSKVSEFVFTNTLPTPSEVELDKVTVLSMAPTIARAVQEVFEDGSVTSLFEEHA from the coding sequence GTGACCGGGATCAAGACGACCGGCGAGAAGAAGTTGATGCTCTTCTCCGGCCGCGCCCACCCCGAGCTGGCCGAGGAGGTCGCCCATGAGCTGGGCGTCAGCTTGGTCCCGACCAAGGCATTCGACTTCGCGAACGGTGAGATCTACGTCCGTTTCCAGGAGTCCGCGCGCGGTGCCGACTGCTTTTTGATCCAGAGCCACACGGCTCCGATCAATAAGTGGATCATGGAGCAGCTGATCATGATCGATGCGCTGAAGCGGGCTTCCGCGCGTTCGATCACGGTGATCGTGCCGTTCTACGGCTATGCCCGGCAGGACAAGAAGCACCGTGGCCGTGAGCCCATCTCGGCCCGGCTGATCGCCGATATGCTCAAGACGGCGGGTGCCGACCGGATTCTCACGGTTGATCTGCACACCGACCAGATTCAGGGCTTTTTCGACGGTCCGGTGGATCACCTTTTCGCGCTGCCGGTGCTGGCGGACTATGTGGGTGCCAAGGTCGACAGGTCGAAGCTCACCGTGGTGTCGCCGGATGCCGGCCGGGTGCGGGTCGCGGACCGCTGGTGTGACCGGCTGGGTGCGCCGCTGGCGATCGTGCACAAGCGGCGGGACCCGGATGTGGCCAATCAGGTCACGGTCCATGAGGTGGTCGGTGATGTGCGGGGCCGGGTGTGTGTGCTGGTCGACGACATGATCGACACGGGTGGCACGATCTGTGCGGCGGCGGACGCGCTGTTCGCGAACGGTGCCGAGGACGTGATCGTGACGGCCACCCATGGTGTGCTGTCGGGTCCTGCGGCGGACCGGCTGAAGAATTCCAAGGTCAGTGAGTTCGTGTTCACCAACACTCTGCCGACTCCGAGTGAGGTGGAGTTGGACAAGGTGACGGTGCTGTCGATGGCCCCGACGATCGCGCGTGCGGTGCAGGAGGTCTTCGAGGACGGCTCGGTGACCAGCCTGTTCGAGGAGCACGCGTGA
- the glmU gene encoding bifunctional UDP-N-acetylglucosamine diphosphorylase/glucosamine-1-phosphate N-acetyltransferase GlmU: MSANRPAAVVVLAAGEGTRMKSATPKVLHALCGRSLVGHVVAASRELSPEHLVVVVGHAREQVSAHLAEIDAEVRTAVQHEQNGTGHAVRMGLEELSGSGVALDGTVIVVCGDTPLLTGETLQQLAAVHSGDGNAVTVLTAEVPDATGYGRIVRDGATGAVTAIVEHKDATDAQRAIREINSGVFAFDAQLLTDALGKVRTDNSQGEEYLTDVLGILREAGHRVGASVAADHREIVGINNRVQLAEARRLLNDRLLERAMLSGVTVVDPATTWVDVTVTFEPDALVHPGTQLLGATHVAADAEVGPHSRLTDTTVGRGAVAAFTVAEGAEIGAGANVGPYAYLRPGTRLGAKAKAGTYVEMKNATIGEGTKVPHLSYVGDATIGEYTNIGAASVFVNYDGVNKHHTTIGSHCRTGADNMLVAPVTIGDGAYTAAGSVITKDVPPGSLAVARGQQRNIEGWVARKRPGSAAAQAAEAARREDDGQQ; the protein is encoded by the coding sequence GTGAGCGCCAACCGCCCGGCAGCCGTCGTCGTCCTCGCAGCGGGTGAGGGCACCCGCATGAAATCGGCAACCCCGAAGGTTCTGCACGCCCTCTGCGGCCGCTCCCTCGTCGGGCATGTCGTCGCCGCCTCCCGTGAGCTTTCGCCCGAGCATCTCGTGGTCGTGGTCGGCCACGCCCGGGAGCAGGTCTCCGCACATCTGGCCGAGATCGACGCCGAGGTGCGCACCGCCGTCCAGCATGAGCAGAACGGCACCGGGCACGCCGTCCGGATGGGGCTGGAGGAGCTGTCCGGGAGCGGGGTCGCCCTGGACGGCACCGTGATCGTCGTCTGTGGCGACACGCCGTTGCTGACCGGCGAGACCCTCCAGCAGCTCGCCGCGGTGCACTCCGGCGACGGGAACGCCGTGACGGTGCTGACCGCCGAGGTGCCCGATGCCACTGGTTACGGCCGGATCGTGCGGGACGGCGCGACCGGTGCGGTCACCGCGATCGTGGAGCACAAGGACGCGACCGACGCGCAGCGTGCGATCCGTGAGATCAACTCCGGGGTCTTCGCCTTCGACGCCCAGCTGCTCACCGACGCGCTCGGCAAGGTGCGGACCGACAACAGCCAGGGTGAGGAGTACCTCACCGATGTGCTCGGCATTCTGCGCGAGGCCGGGCACCGGGTGGGCGCCTCCGTGGCGGCCGATCACCGTGAGATCGTCGGGATCAACAACCGGGTGCAGCTGGCGGAGGCTCGTCGGCTGCTGAACGACCGGCTGCTGGAGCGGGCGATGCTCAGCGGGGTGACCGTGGTGGATCCGGCCACGACCTGGGTCGATGTGACGGTCACCTTTGAGCCGGACGCGCTGGTCCACCCCGGTACCCAGTTGCTGGGGGCGACCCATGTCGCCGCGGACGCCGAGGTGGGGCCGCATTCGCGGCTCACCGACACCACGGTCGGCCGGGGCGCGGTTGCCGCGTTCACCGTCGCGGAGGGTGCGGAGATCGGCGCGGGGGCGAATGTGGGGCCGTACGCGTATCTGCGTCCCGGGACCCGGCTGGGGGCGAAGGCCAAGGCGGGGACGTATGTGGAGATGAAGAACGCCACGATCGGTGAGGGCACCAAGGTGCCGCATCTGTCGTATGTGGGCGACGCGACGATCGGTGAGTACACCAATATCGGCGCCGCGAGTGTCTTCGTGAACTACGACGGCGTGAACAAGCACCACACCACCATCGGCAGCCATTGCCGGACCGGGGCCGACAATATGCTTGTGGCTCCCGTCACGATCGGGGACGGTGCTTACACCGCCGCTGGATCGGTCATCACCAAGGATGTGCCCCCGGGCTCGCTGGCTGTCGCACGTGGGCAGCAGCGGAACATCGAGGGCTGGGTCGCCCGCAAGCGCCCCGGAAGCGCCGCGGCGCAGGCCGCCGAGGCCGCTCGTCGGGAGGACGACGGCCAGCAGTGA